Proteins encoded together in one Sinorhizobium meliloti window:
- the gatC gene encoding Asp-tRNA(Asn)/Glu-tRNA(Gln) amidotransferase subunit GatC, with amino-acid sequence MSVDLATVKRVARLARIAVSDEEAERMTGELNGILGFVEQLSEVDVDGVEPMTSVMPMKMKKRDDIVADGDKADDIVANAPNSDRNFFLVPKVVE; translated from the coding sequence ATGTCCGTAGACCTTGCCACCGTGAAGCGCGTCGCGCGCCTTGCCCGCATCGCCGTCAGCGATGAGGAAGCCGAGCGGATGACCGGCGAACTCAACGGTATCCTGGGCTTCGTCGAGCAGCTCTCCGAAGTGGATGTCGACGGAGTCGAGCCGATGACGTCGGTGATGCCGATGAAGATGAAAAAGCGCGACGACATCGTCGCGGATGGTGACAAGGCGGACGACATTGTCGCCAACGCGCCGAACTCGGATCGCAACTTCTTCCTCGTTCCGAAGGTGGTCGAATAA
- a CDS encoding metal-dependent hydrolase produces MNIKWLGHSAFHIETAKAKILIDPFFTGNPAFRDEERKAATAGLTHILLTHGHGDHVGDTVAIAKETGATVLANFDLCMWLGRQGVSKLEPGNTGGTIQLGSFTATFVNALHSSAQITDDGVSHSLGNANGLVLHFDDEPTLYHMGDTDIFSDMALVQELHEPEIGIVPIGDRFTMGGAVAALACQRYFKFNTAIPCHYGSFPIIDQTPETFVAGMDGASTLVATPEVGGAVTL; encoded by the coding sequence ATGAACATCAAATGGCTGGGACATTCCGCCTTCCACATCGAAACGGCGAAAGCCAAAATCCTGATAGATCCGTTTTTCACCGGCAATCCCGCCTTTCGGGACGAGGAGCGCAAGGCCGCAACGGCGGGACTGACCCACATTCTGCTCACCCACGGCCACGGCGACCACGTCGGCGACACCGTTGCCATAGCCAAGGAAACGGGGGCGACGGTCCTTGCCAATTTCGACCTCTGCATGTGGCTCGGCCGGCAGGGCGTTTCGAAGCTGGAGCCGGGCAATACGGGCGGAACCATCCAGCTTGGGAGCTTCACGGCCACATTCGTCAACGCGCTGCACTCGTCGGCGCAAATCACCGACGACGGCGTTTCGCATTCGCTCGGCAACGCCAATGGCCTTGTTCTCCATTTCGACGACGAGCCGACGCTGTATCACATGGGCGACACGGACATCTTCTCCGACATGGCGCTCGTGCAGGAACTGCACGAGCCGGAAATCGGCATCGTGCCGATCGGCGACCGTTTCACCATGGGCGGTGCCGTGGCCGCGCTCGCATGCCAGCGTTACTTCAAGTTCAATACGGCGATCCCTTGCCACTATGGCTCCTTCCCGATCATCGACCAGACGCCGGAGACCTTCGTTGCGGGCATGGACGGCGCCTCGACATTGGTCGCCACCCCCGAGGTCGGTGGCGCAGTAACCCTCTGA
- a CDS encoding YjhX family toxin yields the protein MDISRAEQRILHHLAQGGRIEITREGKAIADVRCFTRDGWVYPGVDLELFRKLKRKRAIKSSAGKPYRITERGLHLVRSELNNR from the coding sequence ATGGACATTTCACGCGCCGAACAGCGCATTCTTCACCATTTGGCCCAGGGCGGCCGCATTGAAATCACCCGCGAAGGCAAGGCGATCGCTGACGTTCGCTGCTTTACGAGAGACGGCTGGGTCTATCCCGGTGTCGATCTCGAGCTTTTCCGTAAGCTGAAACGAAAGAGAGCGATCAAGTCGTCGGCCGGTAAGCCCTATCGCATCACCGAACGCGGACTGCATCTGGTCAGATCGGAGCTCAACAACCGCTGA
- the gatA gene encoding Asp-tRNA(Asn)/Glu-tRNA(Gln) amidotransferase subunit GatA, which yields MTDLTSLTIAEARAKLSAKEITAVELTDAYLAAIEAANQTINAYVAVTPEKAREMAKASDARIAAGKAGALEGIPLGIKDLFGTEGIHTQACSHILDGFEPRYESTVTQNLWNDGAVMLGKLNMDEFAMGSSNETSYYGPVKNPWRAKGSNLDLVPGGSSGGSAAAVAARLCAGATATDTGGSIRQPAAFTGTVGIKPTYGRCSRWGVVAFASSLDQAGPIARDVRDAAILLKSMASIDPKDTTSVDLPVPDYEASIGQSIKGMRIGIPKEYRVDGMPEDIEALWHQGIAWLRDAGAEIVDISLPHTKYALPAYYIVAPAEASSNLARYDGVRYGLRVDGKDIIDMYEKTRAAGFGQEVKRRIMIGTYVLSAGYYDAYYLRAQKVRTLIKRDFELAFQAGVDAILTPATPSSAFGIADEDLASDPVKMYLNDIFTVTVNMAGLPGIAVPGGLDRKGLPLGLQLIGKPFEEETLFKTAHVIEQAAGRFTPSKWW from the coding sequence ATGACCGACCTTACGAGCCTCACGATCGCCGAAGCCCGCGCGAAGCTTTCCGCCAAGGAGATCACCGCGGTCGAGTTGACCGACGCCTATCTTGCCGCGATCGAGGCAGCCAACCAGACGATCAACGCCTATGTCGCCGTCACGCCGGAAAAGGCGCGCGAGATGGCGAAGGCATCGGACGCCCGCATCGCGGCCGGTAAGGCCGGCGCGCTCGAGGGCATTCCGCTTGGTATCAAGGATCTCTTCGGCACGGAGGGCATCCACACGCAGGCATGCAGCCACATACTCGACGGCTTCGAGCCGCGCTACGAGTCGACCGTGACCCAGAACCTGTGGAACGACGGCGCCGTGATGCTCGGCAAGCTTAACATGGACGAGTTCGCCATGGGCTCGTCTAACGAGACCTCCTATTACGGACCGGTCAAGAACCCGTGGCGCGCTAAAGGCTCGAATCTGGACCTGGTTCCCGGCGGCTCTTCCGGCGGGTCTGCCGCCGCGGTCGCGGCGCGTCTTTGCGCCGGCGCCACCGCGACCGATACCGGCGGCTCGATTCGCCAGCCGGCGGCGTTCACCGGCACCGTCGGCATCAAGCCGACCTATGGCCGCTGCTCGCGCTGGGGCGTCGTCGCCTTCGCCTCGTCGCTCGACCAGGCGGGCCCGATCGCCCGCGACGTGCGTGATGCGGCGATCCTGTTGAAGTCGATGGCGAGCATCGATCCGAAGGACACGACATCCGTCGATCTGCCGGTGCCGGACTACGAAGCCTCGATCGGCCAGTCGATCAAGGGCATGCGGATCGGCATTCCGAAGGAATACCGCGTCGACGGCATGCCGGAGGATATCGAGGCGCTCTGGCACCAGGGCATAGCCTGGCTCAGGGACGCCGGCGCCGAAATCGTCGATATCTCGCTGCCGCATACGAAATACGCGCTGCCCGCTTACTACATCGTCGCTCCGGCCGAAGCGTCGTCCAACCTCGCGCGTTACGACGGCGTTCGCTACGGCCTGCGCGTCGACGGCAAGGACATCATCGACATGTATGAAAAGACGCGCGCCGCCGGCTTCGGGCAGGAGGTCAAGCGTCGTATCATGATCGGCACCTATGTGCTTTCCGCCGGCTATTACGATGCCTATTACCTGCGCGCGCAGAAGGTCCGGACTTTGATCAAGCGCGACTTCGAGCTCGCCTTCCAGGCGGGTGTCGATGCGATCCTGACGCCGGCCACGCCGTCCTCCGCCTTCGGCATTGCCGACGAGGACCTCGCATCCGATCCGGTGAAGATGTACCTGAACGACATCTTCACCGTGACGGTGAACATGGCCGGCCTTCCGGGCATTGCGGTGCCGGGCGGGCTCGACCGCAAGGGGCTGCCGCTCGGTCTGCAGCTCATCGGCAAGCCCTTCGAGGAAGAAACGCTGTTCAAGACGGCCCATGTCATCGAACAGGCAGCCGGCCGCTTCACGCCGTCCAAATGGTGGTGA